The Peromyscus maniculatus bairdii isolate BWxNUB_F1_BW_parent chromosome 6, HU_Pman_BW_mat_3.1, whole genome shotgun sequence genome has a segment encoding these proteins:
- the Nexn gene encoding nexilin isoform X2 — translation MNDVSQKAEIKEMLASDDEEEISAKIEKAYVPKLTGTVKGKFDEMEKHRQEEQRKRTEEERKRRLEQDLLEKRKIQRELAKRAEQEGDDSLLITVVPAKSYKKSGKIKNPEDLEKEQGNERLNYEEDRRRYEEECRSLKEAKCLSLVMDDETEAKKESHFPGKLKLTFEELERQRQENRKKQAEEEARRRLEEERRAFEEARRHMVNEEDENQDAEKVFKEYRPGKLKLSFEEIERQRREDEKRKAEEEARRRIEEEKAAFAEARRSMVLDDDSPEIYKTVSQESLMPGKLEINFEELLRQKMEEERRRTEEERRHKLEMEKQGFEQLRQEMGEEEEENESFGLSREYEELIKLKRSGSIQAKSLKSKFEKIGQLSEKEIQKKIEEERAKRRAIDLEIKEREAENFHEEDDVDVKPAKKSESPFTHKVNMKARFEQMAKARKEEEQRRIEEQKLLRMQFEQKEIDAALQKKREDEEEEEGSIINGSTTEDEEQTRSGAPWFKKPLRNTSVVDSEPVRFTVKVTGEPKPEITWWFEGEMLQDGEDYQYIERGETYCLYLPETFPEDGGEYMCKAVNNKGSAASTCILTIEMDDY, via the exons ATGAATGACGTTTCACAAAAGGCAGAG ATTAAAGAAATGCTTGCTTCTGATGATGAGGAAGAGATTTCTGCTAAAATAGAAAAGGCTTATGTCCCAAAGCTAACAG GGACAGTTAAAGGTAAATTTGATGAAATGGAGAAACACAGACAGgaagaacaaaggaagagaacggaagaggaaagaaaacgcAGACTTGAGCAGGATCTGTTGGAAAAGAGGAAAATACAGCGTGAATTAGCAAAAAGAGCTGAGCAG GAAGGTGATGACTCACTGCTTATAACAGTGGTGCCTGCAAAATCATACAAAAAATCTGGAAAAATAAAGAATCCTGAGGACCTGGAGAAAGAACAAGGGAATGAGAGGCTTAATTATGAAGAAGATAGAAGAAGATATGAAGAAGAGTGCCGATCTCTCAAGGAAGCAAAGTGTCTTTCATTAgtcatg GATGATGAAACTGAGGCCAAAAAAGAATCGCATTTTCCTGGAAAATTGAAATTAACTTTTGAAGAACTGGAGcgacaaagacaagaaaatcgCAAGAAGCAAGCTGAAGAAGAAGCGAGAAGGCGCTTAGAGGAAGAGAGGCGTGCCTTTGAGGAAGCCAGGAGGCACATG GTAAATGAGGAGGATGAAAACCAAGATGCagaaaaagtttttaaagaatatcGCCCTGGAAAACTCAAACTGAGTTTTGAAGAAATAGAAAGGCAAAGGAGagaagatgaaaaaagaaaagcagaggaggaggCCCGCAGGAGAATCGAGGAAGAGAAGGCGGCATTTGCTGAAGCAAGGAGAAGCATG gtATTAGATGATGATTCTCCAGAGATATATAAAACAGTTTCTCAAGAATCTTTGATGCCTGGAAAACTGGAGattaattttgaagaattattaagacaaaaaatggaagaagaaagacgACGAACGGAGGAGGAACGGAGGCATAAACTAGAAATGGAGAAACAGGGATTTGAGCAACTGAGACAAGAaatgggagag gaagaagaagaaaatgaaagttttggATTGAGTAGAGAATACGAAGaattaatcaaattaaaaagaagtgGTTCTATTCAAGCTAAAAGTCTAAAAAGCAAGTTTGAAAAAATTGGACAGTtgtctgaaaaagaaatacagaaaaagataGAAGAAGAACGAGCAAAGAGGAGAGCAATTGACCTTGAAATTAAAGAGCGAGAAGCAGAAAACTTCCACGAG gaagatgaTGTTGATGTAAAGCCTGCAAAAAAAAGTGAATCCCCCTTTACTCATAAAGTGAACATGAAAGCCAGATTTGAACAAATGGCTAAggcaagaaaagaggaagaacaaCGGAGAATAGAAGAACAGAAGTTACTACGAATGCAGTTTGAACAGAAAGAAATTGATGCAGCACTACAGAAG aaaagagaagatgaggaagaagaagaaggtagcATCATTAATGGCTCCACTACTGAAGATGAAGAGCAAACAAGATCAGGAGCTCCATGGTTCAAAAAGCCTCTAAGAAATACCTCAGTTGTAGACAGTGAGCCAGTCAGATTCACTGTTAAAGTAACAGGAGAACCCAAACCAGAAATCacatggtggtttgaaggagaaatgcTGCAGGACGGAGAAGACTACCAGTACATTGAAAGAGGCGAAACTTACTGCCTCTATTTACCAGAAACTTTCCCAGAAGATGGAGGTGAATATATGTGTAAAGCAGTCAACAATAAAGGCTCTGCAGCAAGTACCTGCATTCTTACCATTGAAA tgGATGACTACTAG
- the Nexn gene encoding nexilin isoform X1, giving the protein MNDVSQKAEILLSSSKPVPKSYVPKLGKGDVKDKFEAMQKAREERNQRRSRDEKQRRKEQYIREREWNRRKQEIKEMLASDDEEEISAKIEKAYVPKLTGTVKGKFDEMEKHRQEEQRKRTEEERKRRLEQDLLEKRKIQRELAKRAEQEGDDSLLITVVPAKSYKKSGKIKNPEDLEKEQGNERLNYEEDRRRYEEECRSLKEAKCLSLVMDDETEAKKESHFPGKLKLTFEELERQRQENRKKQAEEEARRRLEEERRAFEEARRHMVNEEDENQDAEKVFKEYRPGKLKLSFEEIERQRREDEKRKAEEEARRRIEEEKAAFAEARRSMVLDDDSPEIYKTVSQESLMPGKLEINFEELLRQKMEEERRRTEEERRHKLEMEKQGFEQLRQEMGEEEEENESFGLSREYEELIKLKRSGSIQAKSLKSKFEKIGQLSEKEIQKKIEEERAKRRAIDLEIKEREAENFHEEDDVDVKPAKKSESPFTHKVNMKARFEQMAKARKEEEQRRIEEQKLLRMQFEQKEIDAALQKKREDEEEEEGSIINGSTTEDEEQTRSGAPWFKKPLRNTSVVDSEPVRFTVKVTGEPKPEITWWFEGEMLQDGEDYQYIERGETYCLYLPETFPEDGGEYMCKAVNNKGSAASTCILTIEMDDY; this is encoded by the exons ATGAATGACGTTTCACAAAAGGCAGAG ATTCTGCTTTCTTCATCTAAACCTGTCCCCAAATCCTATGTGCCAAAGCTGGGCAAGGGTGATGTAAAGGATAAGTTTGAAGCCATGCAGAAGGCCAGGGAAGAGAGAAATCAGAGGCGGTCTAGAGAcgaaaagcaaagaagaaaagaacaatatattagagagagagaatggaacaggagaaagcaggag ATTAAAGAAATGCTTGCTTCTGATGATGAGGAAGAGATTTCTGCTAAAATAGAAAAGGCTTATGTCCCAAAGCTAACAG GGACAGTTAAAGGTAAATTTGATGAAATGGAGAAACACAGACAGgaagaacaaaggaagagaacggaagaggaaagaaaacgcAGACTTGAGCAGGATCTGTTGGAAAAGAGGAAAATACAGCGTGAATTAGCAAAAAGAGCTGAGCAG GAAGGTGATGACTCACTGCTTATAACAGTGGTGCCTGCAAAATCATACAAAAAATCTGGAAAAATAAAGAATCCTGAGGACCTGGAGAAAGAACAAGGGAATGAGAGGCTTAATTATGAAGAAGATAGAAGAAGATATGAAGAAGAGTGCCGATCTCTCAAGGAAGCAAAGTGTCTTTCATTAgtcatg GATGATGAAACTGAGGCCAAAAAAGAATCGCATTTTCCTGGAAAATTGAAATTAACTTTTGAAGAACTGGAGcgacaaagacaagaaaatcgCAAGAAGCAAGCTGAAGAAGAAGCGAGAAGGCGCTTAGAGGAAGAGAGGCGTGCCTTTGAGGAAGCCAGGAGGCACATG GTAAATGAGGAGGATGAAAACCAAGATGCagaaaaagtttttaaagaatatcGCCCTGGAAAACTCAAACTGAGTTTTGAAGAAATAGAAAGGCAAAGGAGagaagatgaaaaaagaaaagcagaggaggaggCCCGCAGGAGAATCGAGGAAGAGAAGGCGGCATTTGCTGAAGCAAGGAGAAGCATG gtATTAGATGATGATTCTCCAGAGATATATAAAACAGTTTCTCAAGAATCTTTGATGCCTGGAAAACTGGAGattaattttgaagaattattaagacaaaaaatggaagaagaaagacgACGAACGGAGGAGGAACGGAGGCATAAACTAGAAATGGAGAAACAGGGATTTGAGCAACTGAGACAAGAaatgggagag gaagaagaagaaaatgaaagttttggATTGAGTAGAGAATACGAAGaattaatcaaattaaaaagaagtgGTTCTATTCAAGCTAAAAGTCTAAAAAGCAAGTTTGAAAAAATTGGACAGTtgtctgaaaaagaaatacagaaaaagataGAAGAAGAACGAGCAAAGAGGAGAGCAATTGACCTTGAAATTAAAGAGCGAGAAGCAGAAAACTTCCACGAG gaagatgaTGTTGATGTAAAGCCTGCAAAAAAAAGTGAATCCCCCTTTACTCATAAAGTGAACATGAAAGCCAGATTTGAACAAATGGCTAAggcaagaaaagaggaagaacaaCGGAGAATAGAAGAACAGAAGTTACTACGAATGCAGTTTGAACAGAAAGAAATTGATGCAGCACTACAGAAG aaaagagaagatgaggaagaagaagaaggtagcATCATTAATGGCTCCACTACTGAAGATGAAGAGCAAACAAGATCAGGAGCTCCATGGTTCAAAAAGCCTCTAAGAAATACCTCAGTTGTAGACAGTGAGCCAGTCAGATTCACTGTTAAAGTAACAGGAGAACCCAAACCAGAAATCacatggtggtttgaaggagaaatgcTGCAGGACGGAGAAGACTACCAGTACATTGAAAGAGGCGAAACTTACTGCCTCTATTTACCAGAAACTTTCCCAGAAGATGGAGGTGAATATATGTGTAAAGCAGTCAACAATAAAGGCTCTGCAGCAAGTACCTGCATTCTTACCATTGAAA tgGATGACTACTAG
- the Nexn gene encoding nexilin isoform X3: MNDVSQKAEILLSSSKPVPKSYVPKLGKGDVKDKFEAMQKAREERNQRRSRDEKQRRKEQYIREREWNRRKQEIKEMLASDDEEEISAKIEKAYVPKLTGTVKGKFDEMEKHRQEEQRKRTEEERKRRLEQDLLEKRKIQRELAKRAEQEGDDSLLITVVPAKSYKKSGKIKNPEDLEKEQGNERLNYEEDRRRYEEECRSLKEAKCLSLVMDDETEAKKESHFPGKLKLTFEELERQRQENRKKQAEEEARRRLEEERRAFEEARRHMVNEEDENQDAEKVFKEYRPGKLKLSFEEIERQRREDEKRKAEEEARRRIEEEKAAFAEARRSMVLDDDSPEIYKTVSQESLMPGKLEINFEELLRQKMEEERRRTEEERRHKLEMEKQGFEQLRQEMGEEDDVDVKPAKKSESPFTHKVNMKARFEQMAKARKEEEQRRIEEQKLLRMQFEQKEIDAALQKKREDEEEEEGSIINGSTTEDEEQTRSGAPWFKKPLRNTSVVDSEPVRFTVKVTGEPKPEITWWFEGEMLQDGEDYQYIERGETYCLYLPETFPEDGGEYMCKAVNNKGSAASTCILTIEMDDY, encoded by the exons ATGAATGACGTTTCACAAAAGGCAGAG ATTCTGCTTTCTTCATCTAAACCTGTCCCCAAATCCTATGTGCCAAAGCTGGGCAAGGGTGATGTAAAGGATAAGTTTGAAGCCATGCAGAAGGCCAGGGAAGAGAGAAATCAGAGGCGGTCTAGAGAcgaaaagcaaagaagaaaagaacaatatattagagagagagaatggaacaggagaaagcaggag ATTAAAGAAATGCTTGCTTCTGATGATGAGGAAGAGATTTCTGCTAAAATAGAAAAGGCTTATGTCCCAAAGCTAACAG GGACAGTTAAAGGTAAATTTGATGAAATGGAGAAACACAGACAGgaagaacaaaggaagagaacggaagaggaaagaaaacgcAGACTTGAGCAGGATCTGTTGGAAAAGAGGAAAATACAGCGTGAATTAGCAAAAAGAGCTGAGCAG GAAGGTGATGACTCACTGCTTATAACAGTGGTGCCTGCAAAATCATACAAAAAATCTGGAAAAATAAAGAATCCTGAGGACCTGGAGAAAGAACAAGGGAATGAGAGGCTTAATTATGAAGAAGATAGAAGAAGATATGAAGAAGAGTGCCGATCTCTCAAGGAAGCAAAGTGTCTTTCATTAgtcatg GATGATGAAACTGAGGCCAAAAAAGAATCGCATTTTCCTGGAAAATTGAAATTAACTTTTGAAGAACTGGAGcgacaaagacaagaaaatcgCAAGAAGCAAGCTGAAGAAGAAGCGAGAAGGCGCTTAGAGGAAGAGAGGCGTGCCTTTGAGGAAGCCAGGAGGCACATG GTAAATGAGGAGGATGAAAACCAAGATGCagaaaaagtttttaaagaatatcGCCCTGGAAAACTCAAACTGAGTTTTGAAGAAATAGAAAGGCAAAGGAGagaagatgaaaaaagaaaagcagaggaggaggCCCGCAGGAGAATCGAGGAAGAGAAGGCGGCATTTGCTGAAGCAAGGAGAAGCATG gtATTAGATGATGATTCTCCAGAGATATATAAAACAGTTTCTCAAGAATCTTTGATGCCTGGAAAACTGGAGattaattttgaagaattattaagacaaaaaatggaagaagaaagacgACGAACGGAGGAGGAACGGAGGCATAAACTAGAAATGGAGAAACAGGGATTTGAGCAACTGAGACAAGAaatgggagag gaagatgaTGTTGATGTAAAGCCTGCAAAAAAAAGTGAATCCCCCTTTACTCATAAAGTGAACATGAAAGCCAGATTTGAACAAATGGCTAAggcaagaaaagaggaagaacaaCGGAGAATAGAAGAACAGAAGTTACTACGAATGCAGTTTGAACAGAAAGAAATTGATGCAGCACTACAGAAG aaaagagaagatgaggaagaagaagaaggtagcATCATTAATGGCTCCACTACTGAAGATGAAGAGCAAACAAGATCAGGAGCTCCATGGTTCAAAAAGCCTCTAAGAAATACCTCAGTTGTAGACAGTGAGCCAGTCAGATTCACTGTTAAAGTAACAGGAGAACCCAAACCAGAAATCacatggtggtttgaaggagaaatgcTGCAGGACGGAGAAGACTACCAGTACATTGAAAGAGGCGAAACTTACTGCCTCTATTTACCAGAAACTTTCCCAGAAGATGGAGGTGAATATATGTGTAAAGCAGTCAACAATAAAGGCTCTGCAGCAAGTACCTGCATTCTTACCATTGAAA tgGATGACTACTAG